A genome region from Pleurocapsa minor HA4230-MV1 includes the following:
- a CDS encoding transposase codes for MPNYRRVYLPGGIYFFTLVTYCRRPLFKDPANVELLRAATAQIKAKKPFEILAAVVLPDHIHFVWQLSPNDSDYSQKISRLKVLFTRAFKANYPLSNQVSASRLKHRESDVWQRRFWEHTIKEEAALHQYLDYVHYNPVKHGLVSCPHLWEYSSFSKWVSQGRYAQDCGCICGGKSLNLLDFKRISQQVGE; via the coding sequence ATGCCTAATTATCGACGAGTTTATCTTCCAGGTGGTATTTATTTTTTTACCTTGGTTACATATTGCCGTCGTCCTTTGTTTAAAGATCCAGCTAATGTTGAGCTTTTGCGTGCTGCTACTGCCCAAATTAAAGCCAAAAAACCATTTGAGATTCTGGCTGCTGTAGTTTTGCCAGACCATATTCATTTTGTGTGGCAATTATCTCCTAATGACTCTGATTATTCTCAAAAGATATCGAGATTAAAAGTTTTATTTACTCGTGCTTTTAAGGCTAATTATCCTTTATCTAATCAGGTTTCTGCTTCACGGCTTAAACATAGGGAGAGCGATGTTTGGCAACGACGTTTTTGGGAACACACCATTAAAGAGGAAGCCGCTTTGCACCAGTATTTGGATTATGTTCATTACAATCCCGTTAAGCATGGATTAGTTTCTTGCCCTCATCTATGGGAGTATTCGAGTTTTTCTAAATGGGTTAGCCAAGGCAGATATGCTCAAGATTGTGGTTGTATATGTGGTGGAAAATCTTTGAATTTATTGGATTTTAAAAGAATATCGCAGCAGGTGGGAGAGTGA
- a CDS encoding Fic family protein — translation MRSGQFVKQVEGYTAFIPAPLPPKPEVKMDAELTRLLSQADRSLGRLDGATSILPNPDLFVAMYVRQEAVLSSQIEGTQSTLEDVLQYEIDVKGQERPKDIEEVVNYVNALQYGLERLKELPLCLRLIREIHEKLLDGVRGSDRTPGEFRKTQNWIGSSGSTLAQATFVPPPVVEMHNALNNLEQFLHQQDSLPALIHCGLAHAQFETIHPFLDGNGRIGRLLITFLLCQREILQKPLLYLSHYLKFHRAEYYDRLMAVRTEGNWEGWLKFFLKGIFEVSKSATSTARSILNLREQHRELIGREINNSGYGLRLLDLLFEKPIINIPLVEEYLECSYGTANKTVKQLEKLSLIREITGWQRNRLYRYEPYLTLFDSSDRN, via the coding sequence ATGCGATCTGGTCAGTTTGTAAAACAAGTTGAAGGTTACACTGCATTTATTCCTGCACCACTGCCACCAAAACCAGAAGTAAAGATGGATGCAGAACTGACTCGTTTACTTTCTCAAGCAGATCGTTCTCTTGGGAGATTGGATGGTGCTACCTCCATTTTGCCCAATCCCGATTTATTTGTCGCCATGTATGTTCGTCAAGAGGCAGTATTGAGTTCTCAAATTGAAGGTACTCAAAGCACTCTTGAAGATGTATTACAGTATGAAATCGATGTTAAAGGACAAGAACGACCAAAAGACATAGAAGAGGTTGTCAATTATGTTAATGCTTTGCAATATGGTTTAGAGCGTCTCAAAGAATTACCGTTATGTTTACGTCTGATTCGAGAAATTCATGAGAAACTGCTTGATGGAGTTAGAGGAAGCGATCGCACTCCTGGAGAATTTCGTAAAACGCAAAACTGGATTGGTTCATCAGGTAGCACCTTGGCACAAGCAACTTTTGTTCCTCCGCCAGTTGTGGAAATGCATAATGCTCTTAATAATTTAGAGCAATTTTTGCATCAACAGGACTCGCTTCCTGCATTAATCCACTGTGGTTTAGCTCATGCTCAATTTGAAACGATTCACCCTTTCTTAGATGGAAATGGTCGCATTGGTAGACTGTTAATTACATTCTTACTATGTCAAAGAGAAATATTACAGAAACCATTACTTTATCTCAGTCATTACCTTAAGTTTCATCGTGCAGAATACTATGACAGATTGATGGCAGTACGAACAGAAGGTAACTGGGAAGGATGGTTAAAGTTTTTTCTCAAAGGGATTTTTGAGGTAAGTAAGTCAGCCACCTCTACAGCTAGATCTATTCTTAATCTGCGAGAACAACATCGAGAGTTAATTGGTAGAGAAATTAATAACAGTGGCTATGGGTTACGGTTACTAGATTTACTGTTTGAAAAACCGATAATTAATATTCCATTGGTAGAGGAATATCTGGAATGCTCCTATGGAACAGCTAATAAAACTGTCAAACAATTAGAAAAATTAAGTTTAATCAGGGAAATCACAGGCTGGCAACGTAATCGTCTTTATCGATATGAACCCTACTTAACTCTTTTCGATAGTAGCGATCGCAATTAA
- the fusA gene encoding elongation factor G, whose protein sequence is MKDLSRYRNIGIFAHVDAGKTTTTERILKLTGKSHKIGEVHDGEATTDFMDQEKERGITIQSAATSCFWKDHQLNIIDTPGHVDFTIEVYRSLKVLDGGIGVFCGSGGVEPQSETNWRYANDSKVARVIYVNKLDRTGADFFSVVKQVKEILAATPLVMVLPIGVENDFKGVVDLLTRKAWIWDDSGLPENYEIQDVPADMVDDVETYREQLIETAVEQDDELMEKYLEGEELSIDEIKGCIRKGTRELAFFPTYCGSSFKNKGVQLVLDAVVDYLPNPTEVPPQPEVDLDGNETGKYAIVDPEGPFRALAFKIMDDRYGALTFTRIYSGTLNKGESVLDTATGKTERVGRMVEMHADSREEIDFAQAGDIIAIVGLKNIQTGHTLCDPKNPATLEPMVFPDPVISIAVTPMNKGASEKMGIALSKMVQEDPSFYVETDFESGETIIKGMGELHLDIKVDILKRTHGVEVEVGKPQVAYRESITKAVTDSYTHKKQSGGSGQFGKIDYTIEPGEPGSGFEFESKVTGGNVPREFWPAVEKGFASSIEKGVLAGFPCVDLKVTLTDGSFHPVDSSAIAFEIAAKSGYRQTLPKAGPQILEPIMNVDVFTPDDHMGDVIGDLNRRRGMIKSQNSTPMGVRIKADVPLSEMFGYIGDLRTMTSGRGQFSMEFNYYSPCPKNVAEEVIAEAKERQAAK, encoded by the coding sequence ATGAAAGACCTTTCTCGATATCGGAACATAGGCATCTTCGCTCACGTGGATGCTGGTAAAACAACCACTACAGAAAGAATCCTCAAGCTTACTGGTAAAAGTCACAAGATCGGTGAGGTACATGATGGAGAAGCAACAACTGACTTCATGGATCAGGAAAAAGAACGTGGTATTACGATCCAGTCGGCTGCCACTAGCTGTTTCTGGAAAGATCATCAGCTAAATATCATTGATACTCCTGGTCACGTTGATTTTACAATTGAAGTTTACCGTTCTCTCAAAGTTCTTGACGGTGGGATTGGTGTGTTCTGTGGTTCGGGTGGGGTTGAACCTCAGTCTGAAACTAACTGGCGTTACGCTAACGATTCTAAGGTTGCTCGGGTAATCTACGTTAATAAACTAGACCGTACTGGAGCCGACTTTTTTAGTGTAGTTAAGCAAGTTAAAGAAATTCTGGCGGCGACTCCTCTAGTTATGGTTTTACCTATCGGGGTGGAAAATGATTTTAAAGGCGTAGTCGATTTATTGACTCGCAAAGCTTGGATCTGGGATGATTCTGGTCTACCAGAAAATTATGAAATCCAAGATGTTCCTGCGGATATGGTTGACGACGTGGAAACTTACCGCGAACAGCTAATTGAAACTGCGGTAGAACAAGATGATGAATTGATGGAAAAATACCTTGAGGGTGAAGAGCTTTCCATCGATGAAATCAAGGGTTGTATCCGTAAAGGTACGCGCGAATTAGCTTTCTTCCCTACTTACTGTGGTTCTTCCTTTAAAAATAAAGGGGTTCAGTTAGTATTGGATGCGGTAGTTGACTATCTACCTAACCCTACTGAAGTTCCACCCCAGCCTGAAGTTGACTTGGATGGTAATGAAACTGGTAAATATGCGATCGTTGACCCAGAAGGGCCTTTCCGTGCTTTAGCTTTTAAAATCATGGATGACCGCTATGGTGCATTAACCTTTACTCGAATCTACTCAGGTACGTTAAACAAAGGCGAATCTGTGCTGGATACTGCTACAGGTAAAACTGAGCGTGTAGGACGGATGGTTGAAATGCACGCCGATTCTCGTGAAGAAATTGATTTTGCTCAAGCAGGAGATATTATTGCGATCGTTGGTCTGAAAAACATTCAAACTGGACATACTCTCTGCGATCCTAAAAACCCAGCGACTCTTGAGCCGATGGTCTTCCCCGATCCTGTAATCTCGATCGCCGTAACACCGATGAATAAGGGTGCGTCAGAGAAAATGGGTATTGCTTTAAGTAAGATGGTGCAAGAAGATCCTTCTTTCTATGTAGAAACTGATTTTGAAAGCGGCGAAACTATCATCAAAGGAATGGGAGAACTACACTTAGACATTAAGGTAGACATCCTCAAGCGTACTCATGGTGTGGAAGTTGAAGTAGGTAAGCCTCAAGTAGCTTATCGAGAGTCGATCACTAAAGCCGTTACTGATAGTTATACCCATAAGAAACAGTCTGGTGGTTCTGGTCAGTTTGGCAAAATTGACTACACGATCGAGCCTGGAGAACCAGGTTCTGGCTTTGAGTTTGAGTCCAAAGTTACTGGTGGTAACGTTCCTCGTGAATTCTGGCCCGCAGTCGAAAAAGGTTTTGCCAGCAGTATTGAAAAAGGTGTCTTAGCAGGTTTCCCTTGTGTGGATTTAAAAGTAACCCTCACTGACGGTTCTTTCCACCCTGTCGATTCTAGTGCGATCGCTTTTGAAATTGCCGCTAAATCTGGTTATCGTCAAACACTACCTAAAGCTGGCCCACAAATTCTAGAGCCTATTATGAACGTGGATGTATTTACTCCTGACGATCATATGGGTGATGTTATTGGGGACTTGAATCGTCGTCGTGGCATGATTAAATCGCAAAACTCAACGCCGATGGGGGTTCGCATCAAAGCTGACGTACCTTTAAGTGAAATGTTTGGTTATATCGGTGACTTACGTACGATGACTTCTGGCCGTGGTCAGTTTTCGATGGAATTTAATTACTACTCACCTTGTCCGAAGAATGTGGCAGAAGAAGTTATTGCTGAAGCCAAAGAACGTCAAGCAGCTAAGTAA